One window from the genome of Oryctolagus cuniculus chromosome 1, mOryCun1.1, whole genome shotgun sequence encodes:
- the SIDT2 gene encoding SID1 transmembrane family member 2 isoform X1, whose product MFALGLAFLALLVASVESHLGALGPKNVSQKDAEFEHTYVDEVNSELVNIYTFNHTVTRNRTEGVRVSVNVLNKQKDAPLLFVVRQKEAVVSFQVPLILRGLYQRKYLYQKVERTLCQPPTKNESEVQFFYVDVSTLSPVNTTYQLRVIRMDNFVLRTGEQFSFNTTAAQPQYFKYEFPEGVDSVIVKVTSNKAFPCSVISIQDVLCPVYDLDNNVAFIGMYQTMTKKAAITVQRKDFPSNSFYVVVVVKTEDQACGGSLPFYPFVEDEPVDQGHRQKTLSVLVSQAVTSEAYVGGMLFCLGIFLSFYLLTVLLACWENWRQRKKTLLVTVDRACPESASLLGHPRVLADSFPGGSPYEGYNYGSFESGSGSTDGLVDSSGTGDVSYGYQGLDQFKRRLPSGQMRQLCIAMDHPFDPGATRPRLDSMSSVEEDDYDTLTDIDSDKNVIRTKQYLYVADLARKDKRVLRKKYQIYFWNIATIAVFYALPVVQLVITYQTVVNVTGNQDICYYNFLCAHPLGNLSAFNNILSNLGYILLGLLFLLIILQREINHNRALLRNDLYALECGIPKHFGLFYAMGTALMMEGLLSACYHVCPNYTNFQFDTSFMYMIAGLCMLKLYQKRHPDINASAYSAYACLAIVIFFSVLGVVFGKGNTAFWIVFSIIHITATLLLSTQLYYMGRWKLDSGILRRVLHVLYTDCIRQCSWPLYVDRMVLLVMGNIINWSLAAYGLIMRPNDFASYLLAIGICNLLLYFAFYIIMKLRSGERIKLIPLLCIVCTSVVWGFALFFFFQGLSTWQKTPAESREHNRDCILLDFFDDHDIWHFLSSIAMFGSFLVLLTLDDDLDTVQRDKIYVF is encoded by the exons ATGTTCGCTCTGGGCTTGGCCTTCTTGGCGCTCTTGGTGGCCTCGGTCGAGAGCCATTTGGGGGCCCTGGGGCCCAAGAACGTGTCGCAGAAGGACGCCGAGTTTGAGCACACCTACGTGGACGAGGTCAACAGCGAGCTGGTCAACATCTACACCTTCAACCACACCGTGACCCGCAACCGG ACTGAGGGCGTACGCGTGTCCGTGAACGTCCTGAACAAGCAGAAGGATGCGCCCTTGCTGTTTGTGGTCCGCCAGAAGGAGGCTGTGGTGTCCTTCCAGGTGCCCCTGATCCTGCGAGGGCT GTATCAGCGCAAGTACCTCTACCAAAAGGTAGAACGGAcactgtgccagccccccacCAAGAATGAGTCTGAGGTCCAGTTCTTCTATGTGGACGTCTCCACCCTGTCACCAGTCAACACCACGTATCAGCTCCGGGTCATCCGGATGGACAACTTTGTGCTCAG GACCGGGGAGCAGTTCAGCTTCAATACCACCGCAGCGCAGCCCCAG TACTTCAAGTACGAGTTCCCTGAGGGAGTGGACTCGGTGATTGTCAAGGTGACCTCCAACAAGGCCTTCCCCTGCTCGGTCATCTCCATCCAGGATGTCCTG tGCCCTGTCTATGACCTGGACAACAACGTAGCCTTCATTGGCATGTACCAGACGATGACTAAGAAGGCCGCCATCACTGTGCAG CGCAAAGACTTCCCCAGCAACAGCTTTTACGTGGTAGTGGTGGTGAAGACTGAAGACCAGGCCTGTGGGGGTTCCTTGCCTTTCTACCCCTTTGTAGAAG ATGAACCGGTCGATCAAGGGCACCGCCAGAAAACCCTGTCGgtgctggtgtctcaagcagtgacgT CCGAGGCCTACGTGGGCGGCATGCTCTTTTGCCTGGGCATATTCCTCTCCTTCTACCTGCTGACCGTCCTGCTGGCCTGTTGGGAGAACTGGAG gcagaggaagaagacCCTGCTGGTGACTGTAGACCGAGCCTGCCCTGAAAGCG cctctctccttG gTCACCCTCGGGTCCTGGCTGACTCCTTTCCTGGCGGCTCCCCATATGAGGGTTACAACTATGGCTCCTTTG AGAGCGGCTCGGGCTCCACGGATGGGCTGGTGGACAGCAGCGGCACGGGAGACGTCTCCTATGGTTACCAGG GGCTCGACCAGTTCAAGCGACGCCTCCCCTCTGGCCAGATGCGGCAGCTGTGCATTGCCATGG aCCACCCCTTTGATCCCGGGGCCACCCGGCCACGACTGGACTCCATGAGCTCCGTGGAGGAGGATGACTATGACACCTTGACTGACATCGATTCAGACAAGAATGTCATCCGCACCAAG CAATACCTCTATGTGGCCGACCTGGCGCGGAAGGACAAGCGTGTCCTGCGGAAGAAGTACCAGATCTACTTCTG GAACATTGCCACCATCGCGGTCTTCTATGCCCTGCCCGTGGTACAGCTAGTGATCACCTACCAGAcg GTGGTGAATGTCACAGGGAACCAGGACATCTGCTATTACAACTTCCTGTGTGCCCACCCGCTGGGCAACCTCAG CGCCTTCAACAACATCCTCAGCAACCTGGGGTACATCCTGCTGGGGCTGCTGTTCCTGCTCATCATCCTGCAGCGGGAGATCAACCACAACCGGGCCCTGCTGCGCAACGACCTGTACGCCCTG GAATGTGGGATCCCGAAACACTTTGGCCTGTTCTATGCCATGGGCACAGCCCTGATGATGGAGGGGCTGCTTAGTGCTTGCTATCATGTCTGCCCCAACTATACCAATTTCCAGTTCG ACACGTCGTTCATGTACATGATCGCCGGCCTCTGCATGCTGAAGCTGTACCAGAAGCGGCACCCGGACATCAACGCCAGTGCCTACAGCGCCTACGCCTGCTTGGCCATCGTCATCTTCTTCTCTGTGCTGGGCGTG GTGTTCGGCAAAGGGAACACGGCCTTCTGGATCGTCTTCTCCATCATCCACATCACCGCCACACTGTTGCTCAGCACACAGCTCTATTACATGGGCCGCTGGAAGCTGG ACTCGGGGATCCTGCGCCGCGTCCTGCATGTGCTCTACACGGACTGCATCCGGCAGTGCAGCTGGCCCCTCTACGTG GACCGCATGGTGCTGCTGGTCATGGGCAACATCATCAACTGGTCCCT GGCTGCCTACGGGCTCATCATGCGCCCCAATGATTTCGCCTCCTACTTGCTGGCCATTGGCATCTGCAACCTGCTGCTTTACTTTGCCTTCTACATTATTATGAAG CTCCGCAGCGGCGAGCGGATCAAGCTCATCCCCCTGCTCTGCATCGTGTGCACGTCGGTGGTCTGGGGCTTcgccctcttcttcttcttccaggGCCTCAGCACCTGGCAG AAAACCCCGGCAGAGTCGAGGGAGCACAACCGGGACTGCATTCTCCTcgacttctttgatgaccacgaCATCTGGCACTTCCTCTCCTCCATCGCCATGTTTGGGTCCTTCCTG gtgTTACTGACACTCGACGACGACCTGGATACCGTCCAGAGGGACAAGATCTACGTCTTCTAG
- the SIDT2 gene encoding SID1 transmembrane family member 2 isoform X3 produces the protein MFALGLAFLALLVASVESHLGALGPKNVSQKDAEFEHTYVDEVNSELVNIYTFNHTVTRNRTEGVRVSVNVLNKQKDAPLLFVVRQKEAVVSFQVPLILRGLYQRKYLYQKVERTLCQPPTKNESEVQFFYVDVSTLSPVNTTYQLRVIRMDNFVLRTGEQFSFNTTAAQPQYFKYEFPEGVDSVIVKVTSNKAFPCSVISIQDVLCPVYDLDNNVAFIGMYQTMTKKAAITVQRKDFPSNSFYVVVVVKTEDQACGGSLPFYPFVEDEPVDQGHRQKTLSVLVSQAVTSEAYVGGMLFCLGIFLSFYLLTVLLACWENWRQRKKTLLVTVDRACPESASLLGHPRVLADSFPGGSPYEGYNYGSFESGSGSTDGLVDSSGTGDVSYGYQDHPFDPGATRPRLDSMSSVEEDDYDTLTDIDSDKNVIRTKQYLYVADLARKDKRVLRKKYQIYFWNIATIAVFYALPVVQLVITYQTVVNVTGNQDICYYNFLCAHPLGNLSAFNNILSNLGYILLGLLFLLIILQREINHNRALLRNDLYALECGIPKHFGLFYAMGTALMMEGLLSACYHVCPNYTNFQFDTSFMYMIAGLCMLKLYQKRHPDINASAYSAYACLAIVIFFSVLGVVFGKGNTAFWIVFSIIHITATLLLSTQLYYMGRWKLDSGILRRVLHVLYTDCIRQCSWPLYVDRMVLLVMGNIINWSLAAYGLIMRPNDFASYLLAIGICNLLLYFAFYIIMKLRSGERIKLIPLLCIVCTSVVWGFALFFFFQGLSTWQKTPAESREHNRDCILLDFFDDHDIWHFLSSIAMFGSFLVLLTLDDDLDTVQRDKIYVF, from the exons ATGTTCGCTCTGGGCTTGGCCTTCTTGGCGCTCTTGGTGGCCTCGGTCGAGAGCCATTTGGGGGCCCTGGGGCCCAAGAACGTGTCGCAGAAGGACGCCGAGTTTGAGCACACCTACGTGGACGAGGTCAACAGCGAGCTGGTCAACATCTACACCTTCAACCACACCGTGACCCGCAACCGG ACTGAGGGCGTACGCGTGTCCGTGAACGTCCTGAACAAGCAGAAGGATGCGCCCTTGCTGTTTGTGGTCCGCCAGAAGGAGGCTGTGGTGTCCTTCCAGGTGCCCCTGATCCTGCGAGGGCT GTATCAGCGCAAGTACCTCTACCAAAAGGTAGAACGGAcactgtgccagccccccacCAAGAATGAGTCTGAGGTCCAGTTCTTCTATGTGGACGTCTCCACCCTGTCACCAGTCAACACCACGTATCAGCTCCGGGTCATCCGGATGGACAACTTTGTGCTCAG GACCGGGGAGCAGTTCAGCTTCAATACCACCGCAGCGCAGCCCCAG TACTTCAAGTACGAGTTCCCTGAGGGAGTGGACTCGGTGATTGTCAAGGTGACCTCCAACAAGGCCTTCCCCTGCTCGGTCATCTCCATCCAGGATGTCCTG tGCCCTGTCTATGACCTGGACAACAACGTAGCCTTCATTGGCATGTACCAGACGATGACTAAGAAGGCCGCCATCACTGTGCAG CGCAAAGACTTCCCCAGCAACAGCTTTTACGTGGTAGTGGTGGTGAAGACTGAAGACCAGGCCTGTGGGGGTTCCTTGCCTTTCTACCCCTTTGTAGAAG ATGAACCGGTCGATCAAGGGCACCGCCAGAAAACCCTGTCGgtgctggtgtctcaagcagtgacgT CCGAGGCCTACGTGGGCGGCATGCTCTTTTGCCTGGGCATATTCCTCTCCTTCTACCTGCTGACCGTCCTGCTGGCCTGTTGGGAGAACTGGAG gcagaggaagaagacCCTGCTGGTGACTGTAGACCGAGCCTGCCCTGAAAGCG cctctctccttG gTCACCCTCGGGTCCTGGCTGACTCCTTTCCTGGCGGCTCCCCATATGAGGGTTACAACTATGGCTCCTTTG AGAGCGGCTCGGGCTCCACGGATGGGCTGGTGGACAGCAGCGGCACGGGAGACGTCTCCTATGGTTACCAGG aCCACCCCTTTGATCCCGGGGCCACCCGGCCACGACTGGACTCCATGAGCTCCGTGGAGGAGGATGACTATGACACCTTGACTGACATCGATTCAGACAAGAATGTCATCCGCACCAAG CAATACCTCTATGTGGCCGACCTGGCGCGGAAGGACAAGCGTGTCCTGCGGAAGAAGTACCAGATCTACTTCTG GAACATTGCCACCATCGCGGTCTTCTATGCCCTGCCCGTGGTACAGCTAGTGATCACCTACCAGAcg GTGGTGAATGTCACAGGGAACCAGGACATCTGCTATTACAACTTCCTGTGTGCCCACCCGCTGGGCAACCTCAG CGCCTTCAACAACATCCTCAGCAACCTGGGGTACATCCTGCTGGGGCTGCTGTTCCTGCTCATCATCCTGCAGCGGGAGATCAACCACAACCGGGCCCTGCTGCGCAACGACCTGTACGCCCTG GAATGTGGGATCCCGAAACACTTTGGCCTGTTCTATGCCATGGGCACAGCCCTGATGATGGAGGGGCTGCTTAGTGCTTGCTATCATGTCTGCCCCAACTATACCAATTTCCAGTTCG ACACGTCGTTCATGTACATGATCGCCGGCCTCTGCATGCTGAAGCTGTACCAGAAGCGGCACCCGGACATCAACGCCAGTGCCTACAGCGCCTACGCCTGCTTGGCCATCGTCATCTTCTTCTCTGTGCTGGGCGTG GTGTTCGGCAAAGGGAACACGGCCTTCTGGATCGTCTTCTCCATCATCCACATCACCGCCACACTGTTGCTCAGCACACAGCTCTATTACATGGGCCGCTGGAAGCTGG ACTCGGGGATCCTGCGCCGCGTCCTGCATGTGCTCTACACGGACTGCATCCGGCAGTGCAGCTGGCCCCTCTACGTG GACCGCATGGTGCTGCTGGTCATGGGCAACATCATCAACTGGTCCCT GGCTGCCTACGGGCTCATCATGCGCCCCAATGATTTCGCCTCCTACTTGCTGGCCATTGGCATCTGCAACCTGCTGCTTTACTTTGCCTTCTACATTATTATGAAG CTCCGCAGCGGCGAGCGGATCAAGCTCATCCCCCTGCTCTGCATCGTGTGCACGTCGGTGGTCTGGGGCTTcgccctcttcttcttcttccaggGCCTCAGCACCTGGCAG AAAACCCCGGCAGAGTCGAGGGAGCACAACCGGGACTGCATTCTCCTcgacttctttgatgaccacgaCATCTGGCACTTCCTCTCCTCCATCGCCATGTTTGGGTCCTTCCTG gtgTTACTGACACTCGACGACGACCTGGATACCGTCCAGAGGGACAAGATCTACGTCTTCTAG
- the SIDT2 gene encoding SID1 transmembrane family member 2 isoform X2 → MFALGLAFLALLVASVESHLGALGPKNVSQKDAEFEHTYVDEVNSELVNIYTFNHTVTRNRTEGVRVSVNVLNKQKDAPLLFVVRQKEAVVSFQVPLILRGLYQRKYLYQKVERTLCQPPTKNESEVQFFYVDVSTLSPVNTTYQLRVIRMDNFVLRTGEQFSFNTTAAQPQYFKYEFPEGVDSVIVKVTSNKAFPCSVISIQDVLCPVYDLDNNVAFIGMYQTMTKKAAITVQRKDFPSNSFYVVVVVKTEDQACGGSLPFYPFVEDEPVDQGHRQKTLSVLVSQAVTSEAYVGGMLFCLGIFLSFYLLTVLLACWENWRQRKKTLLVTVDRACPESGHPRVLADSFPGGSPYEGYNYGSFESGSGSTDGLVDSSGTGDVSYGYQGLDQFKRRLPSGQMRQLCIAMDHPFDPGATRPRLDSMSSVEEDDYDTLTDIDSDKNVIRTKQYLYVADLARKDKRVLRKKYQIYFWNIATIAVFYALPVVQLVITYQTVVNVTGNQDICYYNFLCAHPLGNLSAFNNILSNLGYILLGLLFLLIILQREINHNRALLRNDLYALECGIPKHFGLFYAMGTALMMEGLLSACYHVCPNYTNFQFDTSFMYMIAGLCMLKLYQKRHPDINASAYSAYACLAIVIFFSVLGVVFGKGNTAFWIVFSIIHITATLLLSTQLYYMGRWKLDSGILRRVLHVLYTDCIRQCSWPLYVDRMVLLVMGNIINWSLAAYGLIMRPNDFASYLLAIGICNLLLYFAFYIIMKLRSGERIKLIPLLCIVCTSVVWGFALFFFFQGLSTWQKTPAESREHNRDCILLDFFDDHDIWHFLSSIAMFGSFLVLLTLDDDLDTVQRDKIYVF, encoded by the exons ATGTTCGCTCTGGGCTTGGCCTTCTTGGCGCTCTTGGTGGCCTCGGTCGAGAGCCATTTGGGGGCCCTGGGGCCCAAGAACGTGTCGCAGAAGGACGCCGAGTTTGAGCACACCTACGTGGACGAGGTCAACAGCGAGCTGGTCAACATCTACACCTTCAACCACACCGTGACCCGCAACCGG ACTGAGGGCGTACGCGTGTCCGTGAACGTCCTGAACAAGCAGAAGGATGCGCCCTTGCTGTTTGTGGTCCGCCAGAAGGAGGCTGTGGTGTCCTTCCAGGTGCCCCTGATCCTGCGAGGGCT GTATCAGCGCAAGTACCTCTACCAAAAGGTAGAACGGAcactgtgccagccccccacCAAGAATGAGTCTGAGGTCCAGTTCTTCTATGTGGACGTCTCCACCCTGTCACCAGTCAACACCACGTATCAGCTCCGGGTCATCCGGATGGACAACTTTGTGCTCAG GACCGGGGAGCAGTTCAGCTTCAATACCACCGCAGCGCAGCCCCAG TACTTCAAGTACGAGTTCCCTGAGGGAGTGGACTCGGTGATTGTCAAGGTGACCTCCAACAAGGCCTTCCCCTGCTCGGTCATCTCCATCCAGGATGTCCTG tGCCCTGTCTATGACCTGGACAACAACGTAGCCTTCATTGGCATGTACCAGACGATGACTAAGAAGGCCGCCATCACTGTGCAG CGCAAAGACTTCCCCAGCAACAGCTTTTACGTGGTAGTGGTGGTGAAGACTGAAGACCAGGCCTGTGGGGGTTCCTTGCCTTTCTACCCCTTTGTAGAAG ATGAACCGGTCGATCAAGGGCACCGCCAGAAAACCCTGTCGgtgctggtgtctcaagcagtgacgT CCGAGGCCTACGTGGGCGGCATGCTCTTTTGCCTGGGCATATTCCTCTCCTTCTACCTGCTGACCGTCCTGCTGGCCTGTTGGGAGAACTGGAG gcagaggaagaagacCCTGCTGGTGACTGTAGACCGAGCCTGCCCTGAAAGCG gTCACCCTCGGGTCCTGGCTGACTCCTTTCCTGGCGGCTCCCCATATGAGGGTTACAACTATGGCTCCTTTG AGAGCGGCTCGGGCTCCACGGATGGGCTGGTGGACAGCAGCGGCACGGGAGACGTCTCCTATGGTTACCAGG GGCTCGACCAGTTCAAGCGACGCCTCCCCTCTGGCCAGATGCGGCAGCTGTGCATTGCCATGG aCCACCCCTTTGATCCCGGGGCCACCCGGCCACGACTGGACTCCATGAGCTCCGTGGAGGAGGATGACTATGACACCTTGACTGACATCGATTCAGACAAGAATGTCATCCGCACCAAG CAATACCTCTATGTGGCCGACCTGGCGCGGAAGGACAAGCGTGTCCTGCGGAAGAAGTACCAGATCTACTTCTG GAACATTGCCACCATCGCGGTCTTCTATGCCCTGCCCGTGGTACAGCTAGTGATCACCTACCAGAcg GTGGTGAATGTCACAGGGAACCAGGACATCTGCTATTACAACTTCCTGTGTGCCCACCCGCTGGGCAACCTCAG CGCCTTCAACAACATCCTCAGCAACCTGGGGTACATCCTGCTGGGGCTGCTGTTCCTGCTCATCATCCTGCAGCGGGAGATCAACCACAACCGGGCCCTGCTGCGCAACGACCTGTACGCCCTG GAATGTGGGATCCCGAAACACTTTGGCCTGTTCTATGCCATGGGCACAGCCCTGATGATGGAGGGGCTGCTTAGTGCTTGCTATCATGTCTGCCCCAACTATACCAATTTCCAGTTCG ACACGTCGTTCATGTACATGATCGCCGGCCTCTGCATGCTGAAGCTGTACCAGAAGCGGCACCCGGACATCAACGCCAGTGCCTACAGCGCCTACGCCTGCTTGGCCATCGTCATCTTCTTCTCTGTGCTGGGCGTG GTGTTCGGCAAAGGGAACACGGCCTTCTGGATCGTCTTCTCCATCATCCACATCACCGCCACACTGTTGCTCAGCACACAGCTCTATTACATGGGCCGCTGGAAGCTGG ACTCGGGGATCCTGCGCCGCGTCCTGCATGTGCTCTACACGGACTGCATCCGGCAGTGCAGCTGGCCCCTCTACGTG GACCGCATGGTGCTGCTGGTCATGGGCAACATCATCAACTGGTCCCT GGCTGCCTACGGGCTCATCATGCGCCCCAATGATTTCGCCTCCTACTTGCTGGCCATTGGCATCTGCAACCTGCTGCTTTACTTTGCCTTCTACATTATTATGAAG CTCCGCAGCGGCGAGCGGATCAAGCTCATCCCCCTGCTCTGCATCGTGTGCACGTCGGTGGTCTGGGGCTTcgccctcttcttcttcttccaggGCCTCAGCACCTGGCAG AAAACCCCGGCAGAGTCGAGGGAGCACAACCGGGACTGCATTCTCCTcgacttctttgatgaccacgaCATCTGGCACTTCCTCTCCTCCATCGCCATGTTTGGGTCCTTCCTG gtgTTACTGACACTCGACGACGACCTGGATACCGTCCAGAGGGACAAGATCTACGTCTTCTAG
- the SIDT2 gene encoding SID1 transmembrane family member 2 isoform X4 produces MFALGLAFLALLVASVESHLGALGPKNVSQKDAEFEHTYVDEVNSELVNIYTFNHTVTRNRTEGVRVSVNVLNKQKDAPLLFVVRQKEAVVSFQVPLILRGLYQRKYLYQKVERTLCQPPTKNESEVQFFYVDVSTLSPVNTTYQLRVIRMDNFVLRTGEQFSFNTTAAQPQYFKYEFPEGVDSVIVKVTSNKAFPCSVISIQDVLCPVYDLDNNVAFIGMYQTMTKKAAITVQRKDFPSNSFYVVVVVKTEDQACGGSLPFYPFVEDEPVDQGHRQKTLSVLVSQAVTSEAYVGGMLFCLGIFLSFYLLTVLLACWENWRQRKKTLLVTVDRACPESGHPRVLADSFPGGSPYEGYNYGSFESGSGSTDGLVDSSGTGDVSYGYQDHPFDPGATRPRLDSMSSVEEDDYDTLTDIDSDKNVIRTKQYLYVADLARKDKRVLRKKYQIYFWNIATIAVFYALPVVQLVITYQTVVNVTGNQDICYYNFLCAHPLGNLSAFNNILSNLGYILLGLLFLLIILQREINHNRALLRNDLYALECGIPKHFGLFYAMGTALMMEGLLSACYHVCPNYTNFQFDTSFMYMIAGLCMLKLYQKRHPDINASAYSAYACLAIVIFFSVLGVVFGKGNTAFWIVFSIIHITATLLLSTQLYYMGRWKLDSGILRRVLHVLYTDCIRQCSWPLYVDRMVLLVMGNIINWSLAAYGLIMRPNDFASYLLAIGICNLLLYFAFYIIMKLRSGERIKLIPLLCIVCTSVVWGFALFFFFQGLSTWQKTPAESREHNRDCILLDFFDDHDIWHFLSSIAMFGSFLVLLTLDDDLDTVQRDKIYVF; encoded by the exons ATGTTCGCTCTGGGCTTGGCCTTCTTGGCGCTCTTGGTGGCCTCGGTCGAGAGCCATTTGGGGGCCCTGGGGCCCAAGAACGTGTCGCAGAAGGACGCCGAGTTTGAGCACACCTACGTGGACGAGGTCAACAGCGAGCTGGTCAACATCTACACCTTCAACCACACCGTGACCCGCAACCGG ACTGAGGGCGTACGCGTGTCCGTGAACGTCCTGAACAAGCAGAAGGATGCGCCCTTGCTGTTTGTGGTCCGCCAGAAGGAGGCTGTGGTGTCCTTCCAGGTGCCCCTGATCCTGCGAGGGCT GTATCAGCGCAAGTACCTCTACCAAAAGGTAGAACGGAcactgtgccagccccccacCAAGAATGAGTCTGAGGTCCAGTTCTTCTATGTGGACGTCTCCACCCTGTCACCAGTCAACACCACGTATCAGCTCCGGGTCATCCGGATGGACAACTTTGTGCTCAG GACCGGGGAGCAGTTCAGCTTCAATACCACCGCAGCGCAGCCCCAG TACTTCAAGTACGAGTTCCCTGAGGGAGTGGACTCGGTGATTGTCAAGGTGACCTCCAACAAGGCCTTCCCCTGCTCGGTCATCTCCATCCAGGATGTCCTG tGCCCTGTCTATGACCTGGACAACAACGTAGCCTTCATTGGCATGTACCAGACGATGACTAAGAAGGCCGCCATCACTGTGCAG CGCAAAGACTTCCCCAGCAACAGCTTTTACGTGGTAGTGGTGGTGAAGACTGAAGACCAGGCCTGTGGGGGTTCCTTGCCTTTCTACCCCTTTGTAGAAG ATGAACCGGTCGATCAAGGGCACCGCCAGAAAACCCTGTCGgtgctggtgtctcaagcagtgacgT CCGAGGCCTACGTGGGCGGCATGCTCTTTTGCCTGGGCATATTCCTCTCCTTCTACCTGCTGACCGTCCTGCTGGCCTGTTGGGAGAACTGGAG gcagaggaagaagacCCTGCTGGTGACTGTAGACCGAGCCTGCCCTGAAAGCG gTCACCCTCGGGTCCTGGCTGACTCCTTTCCTGGCGGCTCCCCATATGAGGGTTACAACTATGGCTCCTTTG AGAGCGGCTCGGGCTCCACGGATGGGCTGGTGGACAGCAGCGGCACGGGAGACGTCTCCTATGGTTACCAGG aCCACCCCTTTGATCCCGGGGCCACCCGGCCACGACTGGACTCCATGAGCTCCGTGGAGGAGGATGACTATGACACCTTGACTGACATCGATTCAGACAAGAATGTCATCCGCACCAAG CAATACCTCTATGTGGCCGACCTGGCGCGGAAGGACAAGCGTGTCCTGCGGAAGAAGTACCAGATCTACTTCTG GAACATTGCCACCATCGCGGTCTTCTATGCCCTGCCCGTGGTACAGCTAGTGATCACCTACCAGAcg GTGGTGAATGTCACAGGGAACCAGGACATCTGCTATTACAACTTCCTGTGTGCCCACCCGCTGGGCAACCTCAG CGCCTTCAACAACATCCTCAGCAACCTGGGGTACATCCTGCTGGGGCTGCTGTTCCTGCTCATCATCCTGCAGCGGGAGATCAACCACAACCGGGCCCTGCTGCGCAACGACCTGTACGCCCTG GAATGTGGGATCCCGAAACACTTTGGCCTGTTCTATGCCATGGGCACAGCCCTGATGATGGAGGGGCTGCTTAGTGCTTGCTATCATGTCTGCCCCAACTATACCAATTTCCAGTTCG ACACGTCGTTCATGTACATGATCGCCGGCCTCTGCATGCTGAAGCTGTACCAGAAGCGGCACCCGGACATCAACGCCAGTGCCTACAGCGCCTACGCCTGCTTGGCCATCGTCATCTTCTTCTCTGTGCTGGGCGTG GTGTTCGGCAAAGGGAACACGGCCTTCTGGATCGTCTTCTCCATCATCCACATCACCGCCACACTGTTGCTCAGCACACAGCTCTATTACATGGGCCGCTGGAAGCTGG ACTCGGGGATCCTGCGCCGCGTCCTGCATGTGCTCTACACGGACTGCATCCGGCAGTGCAGCTGGCCCCTCTACGTG GACCGCATGGTGCTGCTGGTCATGGGCAACATCATCAACTGGTCCCT GGCTGCCTACGGGCTCATCATGCGCCCCAATGATTTCGCCTCCTACTTGCTGGCCATTGGCATCTGCAACCTGCTGCTTTACTTTGCCTTCTACATTATTATGAAG CTCCGCAGCGGCGAGCGGATCAAGCTCATCCCCCTGCTCTGCATCGTGTGCACGTCGGTGGTCTGGGGCTTcgccctcttcttcttcttccaggGCCTCAGCACCTGGCAG AAAACCCCGGCAGAGTCGAGGGAGCACAACCGGGACTGCATTCTCCTcgacttctttgatgaccacgaCATCTGGCACTTCCTCTCCTCCATCGCCATGTTTGGGTCCTTCCTG gtgTTACTGACACTCGACGACGACCTGGATACCGTCCAGAGGGACAAGATCTACGTCTTCTAG